The following is a genomic window from Mustela lutreola isolate mMusLut2 chromosome 5, mMusLut2.pri, whole genome shotgun sequence.
TCCCTTTTGCAAATGCTTTGAATGAAGCCAGAATGTCTTtggattcagttttttttttttttttttttcaggaaaaaaggtCATTCTGCTAACAAGATATAGAATATGTCCCTTGAAACAGATTGCACATGACTTCAAATTTTTCTGTCTAGAGAATAGCTTTGGCAAATCTCTTCATGTGCAAAGGTAAAAGAAAGATATGCTTTTCACTTGGAGAAGAAAACCCTGGCAGTTTGTCCTGAAAAGCACAGACATTAGAATTGTAGGAAACCTAGAATTTAagttatgattaaaaaaaagaagaagaagtgaaagtgaaaaaaagaagtctcCAGTAGTCCATAAATGTTTCTGgcccacagaaaacaaaacaataagatGGAACTGTATAGTAAGAAAAATAGGAATGTACAATGTCCAGAAAGCACTGGACTATCACATAAGCTTGAAGAGACTGTTGTCTCTGGCAGGGGTTATGTATAAAGTTGAAATAGCTATGCTTTTATTAGAGCTTATTGTTATTATGGCCTAACACCATGCTCCCTGCTGTCCTGAGTGTTTCAAGGGTAGGCAAAAATCCAAAAggtttcttaaatttcttcttttttaaaagattttatttaattatttgagatatatatatatatatatatatatatacatatatatacatatatgtatatatatgtatatataaatctaaatatatataaatcaaaaagTGAAGCCAGAGACTCACATCATTCCGACTCTGAACCTATTTGGTGtctgaaaggaaagaaatccagTGATATCTCAGAGTTAGACGTTGTTTTGTCTGCCTTTGAGAAGACCATCCTGGAATATGAACAAAAAGTAGaatctaaaatttttaaggaagcCATCAAAAAATTTCATTCTAATATGAAAGAAGAACTCATCAAAACGCTTAAAGAAGTCCAGATGTCAAAAACTCTGAAAAGGAAGAACACGAAGATTATTTCAgatattggaaaaagaaaaggcagcatTTGCTTGAACTCCAGGATGAACTGCTTTGGTTAGAACCACAGCTGAAACAACTACAAGTCAAATATGACAAACTTAAGGAGAGAAAATCTTCCCTGAGGAATGCAGCATGTTTCTTATCTAACCTAAGACAGCTTCATCAAGATTACTCAGATATTCGAGAAAAAGAACCTCACGTAAAAGAAACTTATGATTCATCCAACCTTCCAGCTCTGTTAGTCAAAGCGAGAACCCTTTTGGGAGCTGAAAACCACCTAAAAAATATCTCCCATCAATTAGAGAAGCTCCTTGACCAGAAAGGTGACCAATCCACTGAAATGTGACTCTGTAAAGACTAGTCCCCTGCGCTTGCCTGATCCCTTCTGATACTatacttttgtaaataaaaattctttgagaagtgaaaaaaaataataaaatcacataagcttcacacatatatatcttaaataattaaataaaatcttttaaaaaggaagaaatttaagaaacttttggatttatctatctatctatctatagatatctatcaACTATATAGTTATAGATATCTATCAACTATATCTATCAATCTATATCTATCaatctatagatatctatctatcaacCACAACCAGGGgatagggacagaaggagaagcagactccccactgagcaggagcctgatacaggactcaatcccaggaccctggaattatcacctgagcca
Proteins encoded in this region:
- the LOC131831159 gene encoding LOW QUALITY PROTEIN: centromere protein U-like (The sequence of the model RefSeq protein was modified relative to this genomic sequence to represent the inferred CDS: deleted 2 bases in 1 codon) is translated as SKSEARDSHHSDSEPIWCLKGKKSSDISELDVVLSAFEKTILEYEQKVESKIFKEAIKKFHSNMKEELIKTLKEVQMSKTLKRKNTKIISDIKKKRQHLLELQDELLWLEPQLKQLQVKYDKLKERKSSLRNAACFLSNLRQLHQDYSDIREKEPHVKETYDSSNLPALLVKARTLLGAENHLKNISHQLEKLLDQKGDQSTEM